One genomic window of Elaeis guineensis isolate ETL-2024a chromosome 2, EG11, whole genome shotgun sequence includes the following:
- the LOC105033626 gene encoding transcription factor PIF4 isoform X1: MNQYVPAWNLEDDSTSFSGLPATNQKKPIEPDNELLELLWQDGHVIMHSQTHRKSPATFGEVKQAQRAEPALKCGGALGNSSDLIQEDETASWFQYPLDDSLEKELCSEFFNEMPNVDASGTNKMSKDTTAQGERPIKFGANDETSVFSGSDPKQSNIRFQENTMPPPKSHVIAPTQQAPRLGNSNFVNFSHFSRPVKADLGSLNGRRGKGSGKGIQVGAGESSMMTIGSRISGSNQTQALADPSHTISGDAAVVVSRGSKKDAQMTSLSERVRTHTYETTVTSSSGGSGCSFGRTGQQITSNQSHKRKGRDAEESECQSEEAEYESVEANKPAQQSTSTRRSRAAEVHNLSERRRRDRINEKMKALQELIPHCNKTDKASMLDEAIEYLKSLQLQVQIMWMGSGMAPMMFPGVQQYMSRMGMGVGHASMPSIHGPVQLPQVPFVNQSIASASTANQRPLCPSPALNAVNLPNQMQNVHPPETYARYLGLHPMQSPTQAMNFCTFGSQMVQQNQTAAAPSSSIIPTALKVPLRIIKITTLDEANSSNLEGLSGTPQLNSSTTTLWLLLRLMQQEIWSDCVKWIALLLSPLLLLA; encoded by the exons ATGAATCAATATGTTCCTGCTTGGAATTTGGAAGATGACTCCACATCTTTTAGTGGTCTTCCTGCAACAAATCAGAAAAAACCTATTGA GCCAGACAATGAGCTTCTAGAGCTCTTGTGGCAAGATGGGCATGTAATCATGCACAGTCAGACCCATCGAAAATCCCCCGCCACCTTTGGTGAAGTTAAACAAGCTCAGAGAGCCGAGCCAGCACTGAAATGTGGGGGAGCTCTTGGGAATTCGAGCGACTTAATTCAAGAAGATGAAACTGCATCATGGTTCCAGTACCCTCTTGATGATTCACTAGAAAAAGAGTTGTGTTCGGAATTCTTCAATGAAATGCCAAATGTAGATGCCAGTGGTACCAATAAGATGAGTAAAGACACCACTGCACAGGGAGAGAGACCCATAAAGTTTGGTGCAAACGATGAAACAAGTGTTTTCTCTGGATCTGATCCAAAGCAATCCAATATACGTTTCCAGGAAAACACAATGCCACCTCCTAAATCACATGTTATTGCTCCTACCCAGCAGGCTCCTCGATTGGGAAATAGCAATTTCGTAAATTTTTCGCACTTCTCAAGGCCAGTGAAGGCTGATTTGGGATCGTTAAATGGTCGGCGGGGGAAGGGATCTGGGAAGGGGATTCAGGTAGGCGCAGGAGAGTCCTCGATGATGACAATTGGATCAAGAATCTCTGGGAGCAACCAGACTCAGGCTCTAGCTGATCCCAGCCATACCATTAGCGGTGATGCAGCAGTAGTTGTTTCAAGAGGCTCAAAGAAGGATGCTCAGATGACATCATTATCTGAGAGAGTGAGAACACACACATATGAAACTACTGTTACTTCATCATCAGGTGGCTCTGGTTGTAGCTTTGGAAGAACAGGACAGCAGATTACCAGCAATCAGAGccacaaaagaaagggaagaGATGCAGAGGAATCCGAATGCCAGAGCGAG GAGGCTGAGTATGAGTCTGTTGAGGCAAACAAGCCAGCTCAGCAGTCTACATCTACACGAAGAAGCCGTGCTGCTGAAGTCCATAATCTCTCTGAGAGG AGAAGAAGGGACAGAATAAATGAAAAGATGAAGGCATTGCAAGAGCTCATACCTCATTGCAACAAG ACAGACAAAGCATCAATGCTAGATGAGGCAATTGAGTACTTGAAGTCCCTTCAACTGCAAGTTCAG ATAATGTGGATGGGAAGCGGCATGGCACCAATGATGTTTCCTGGTGTCCAACAGTACATGTCACGCATGGGTATGGGAGTGGGTCATGCTTCTATGCCCTCTATACATGGTCCAGTCCAACTACCACAAGTTCCATTTGTCAATCAGTCTATTGCTTCAGCTTCAACAGCAAACCAGAGACCACTATGCCCATCTCCAGCCTTGAATGCAGTGAACCTTCCGAATCAGATGCAGAATGTCCATCCTCCAGAAACCTATGCCCGATATCTTGGATTGCATCCCATGCAATCACCTACTCAG GCAATGAATTTTTGTACATTTGGATCTCAAATGGTGCAGCAGAATCAGACAGCAGCAGCACCAAGCAGCAGCATCATTCCAACTGCTTTAAAAGTTCCTTTGAGAATAATCAAAATAACAACTCTG GATGAAGCAAATAGTTCAAATCTAGAGGGTCTGTCCGGTACCCCTCAACTCAATTCAAGTACCACAACATTGTGGCTTCTTCTAAGGTTGATGCAGCAGGAAATCTGGTCAGACTGTGTGAAGTGGATTGCTCTCTTGTTGTCTCCTCTCCTGCTGTTGGCCTAA
- the LOC105033626 gene encoding transcription factor PIF4 isoform X2, which translates to MHSQTHRKSPATFGEVKQAQRAEPALKCGGALGNSSDLIQEDETASWFQYPLDDSLEKELCSEFFNEMPNVDASGTNKMSKDTTAQGERPIKFGANDETSVFSGSDPKQSNIRFQENTMPPPKSHVIAPTQQAPRLGNSNFVNFSHFSRPVKADLGSLNGRRGKGSGKGIQVGAGESSMMTIGSRISGSNQTQALADPSHTISGDAAVVVSRGSKKDAQMTSLSERVRTHTYETTVTSSSGGSGCSFGRTGQQITSNQSHKRKGRDAEESECQSEEAEYESVEANKPAQQSTSTRRSRAAEVHNLSERRRRDRINEKMKALQELIPHCNKTDKASMLDEAIEYLKSLQLQVQIMWMGSGMAPMMFPGVQQYMSRMGMGVGHASMPSIHGPVQLPQVPFVNQSIASASTANQRPLCPSPALNAVNLPNQMQNVHPPETYARYLGLHPMQSPTQAMNFCTFGSQMVQQNQTAAAPSSSIIPTALKVPLRIIKITTLDEANSSNLEGLSGTPQLNSSTTTLWLLLRLMQQEIWSDCVKWIALLLSPLLLLA; encoded by the exons ATGCACAGTCAGACCCATCGAAAATCCCCCGCCACCTTTGGTGAAGTTAAACAAGCTCAGAGAGCCGAGCCAGCACTGAAATGTGGGGGAGCTCTTGGGAATTCGAGCGACTTAATTCAAGAAGATGAAACTGCATCATGGTTCCAGTACCCTCTTGATGATTCACTAGAAAAAGAGTTGTGTTCGGAATTCTTCAATGAAATGCCAAATGTAGATGCCAGTGGTACCAATAAGATGAGTAAAGACACCACTGCACAGGGAGAGAGACCCATAAAGTTTGGTGCAAACGATGAAACAAGTGTTTTCTCTGGATCTGATCCAAAGCAATCCAATATACGTTTCCAGGAAAACACAATGCCACCTCCTAAATCACATGTTATTGCTCCTACCCAGCAGGCTCCTCGATTGGGAAATAGCAATTTCGTAAATTTTTCGCACTTCTCAAGGCCAGTGAAGGCTGATTTGGGATCGTTAAATGGTCGGCGGGGGAAGGGATCTGGGAAGGGGATTCAGGTAGGCGCAGGAGAGTCCTCGATGATGACAATTGGATCAAGAATCTCTGGGAGCAACCAGACTCAGGCTCTAGCTGATCCCAGCCATACCATTAGCGGTGATGCAGCAGTAGTTGTTTCAAGAGGCTCAAAGAAGGATGCTCAGATGACATCATTATCTGAGAGAGTGAGAACACACACATATGAAACTACTGTTACTTCATCATCAGGTGGCTCTGGTTGTAGCTTTGGAAGAACAGGACAGCAGATTACCAGCAATCAGAGccacaaaagaaagggaagaGATGCAGAGGAATCCGAATGCCAGAGCGAG GAGGCTGAGTATGAGTCTGTTGAGGCAAACAAGCCAGCTCAGCAGTCTACATCTACACGAAGAAGCCGTGCTGCTGAAGTCCATAATCTCTCTGAGAGG AGAAGAAGGGACAGAATAAATGAAAAGATGAAGGCATTGCAAGAGCTCATACCTCATTGCAACAAG ACAGACAAAGCATCAATGCTAGATGAGGCAATTGAGTACTTGAAGTCCCTTCAACTGCAAGTTCAG ATAATGTGGATGGGAAGCGGCATGGCACCAATGATGTTTCCTGGTGTCCAACAGTACATGTCACGCATGGGTATGGGAGTGGGTCATGCTTCTATGCCCTCTATACATGGTCCAGTCCAACTACCACAAGTTCCATTTGTCAATCAGTCTATTGCTTCAGCTTCAACAGCAAACCAGAGACCACTATGCCCATCTCCAGCCTTGAATGCAGTGAACCTTCCGAATCAGATGCAGAATGTCCATCCTCCAGAAACCTATGCCCGATATCTTGGATTGCATCCCATGCAATCACCTACTCAG GCAATGAATTTTTGTACATTTGGATCTCAAATGGTGCAGCAGAATCAGACAGCAGCAGCACCAAGCAGCAGCATCATTCCAACTGCTTTAAAAGTTCCTTTGAGAATAATCAAAATAACAACTCTG GATGAAGCAAATAGTTCAAATCTAGAGGGTCTGTCCGGTACCCCTCAACTCAATTCAAGTACCACAACATTGTGGCTTCTTCTAAGGTTGATGCAGCAGGAAATCTGGTCAGACTGTGTGAAGTGGATTGCTCTCTTGTTGTCTCCTCTCCTGCTGTTGGCCTAA